The Desmodus rotundus isolate HL8 chromosome 13, HLdesRot8A.1, whole genome shotgun sequence genome has a window encoding:
- the LOC123479956 gene encoding low-density lipoprotein receptor has protein sequence MALDLGSSSILWTTKGLAAHEPYLVTTNGAALVLWNRKMLESFSVSKEPHIRKIVILAESQEVPGVFRCLDGSKCIEAKYHCDGAQQCLDGSDEWDCWKPTEDCSLRCDNKTRCVPKSWLCDGNLDCSDKKDEQGCIREKCSVSEFRCENGQCISHSLRCDGNHDCQDHSDEEGCPVAWPLRCPPGEVKCPRSGECVLAEWICDHDLDCKDGSDEKNCDPQELRCGSGQWSCARADQCVPDAWRCDRQRDCRDGSDEAGCPPEKCQSSEFQCHSSACLNLSLVCDGKEDCADGSDEGGQCSWSACSQARCSHTCHQSPRGPMCACERGFELKSSGRVCQDVDECQGPGPQPCSQTCINTEGSYCCACRPGYLLEPDGHTCKAAGTEPVLLVAIQFNLLLYGLRSLKEDILATTDKNLTIFSIDYDSLDQKVFWTDLGAESIQWLSMDTKKKGTVVKGIKSDCIAVDWIGRNLYWTDGTAGQILAIQLTAVWRGKPEYTVVLDDGLNQPRSLALDPLNGLMYWSEKIGGESCIEQAGMDGSYRKVLINQGLGWPTSLVLDQLSWKIFWSDDKFHCIGSANLDGTGISMLQLTQIKSPFSVAVLEDEVFWSETKTRTVQRMQKLTGKNRAVLIKRFEQPYGLKVMHEVLQPRSSNPCLDTGCSHLCLLSPRSKGSCRCPVGLLLADDSVNCVPVTESAFLFLALPTVITQIYLQNLEALLGQATLPEHRTLPFTSVNQLASVDYLVQEKALYLSELDNGDIRLLRLKESGKLFWRKILSVAGTVIDLAVDWLSGNIYWVDSESPHIHVVSSKGQHSTVVFSDDLYRPTCVALYPPTALMCFVDLRPQGDGGRGSSIDCAFMDGSRREVLWQKSQVPVGLTFSDSGTRVYWADTGRGLIESIQQDGSRYRVDRRGIQGLSLFTYGQGMLFWTTVDDAQITKVWYSKAELSENRWFRVDQKIVDLKVYSKLRQRGSHSCSKDNGGCGHICLPKPEGQTCKCSSGYYLADTNRCIEAVHCPVPSRPCGDGQNCISTQQVCDGRADCPDASDEMSCTSPDKTHSAPTPEKLEAEERATPQTAPHLQASKPTKATSLGLEGLTRPVRKPLTPPVPDGESKTSETKERGKPVQPKDSQRAKQLPCSSDFCNGRGICTMEGELRKCSCLVEYGGEVCEEAVRGPALGYITLGSTISVSVVLVALGAFVYFRKDHKPKRNTTAASRNLASHNEDDQEEENLMNSETFVNEAYDEQVLLTSVQTD, from the exons ATGGCCTTAGACCTCGGCTCATCTAGCATCCTCTGGACCACCAAAGGGCTAG CCGCCCACGAGCCCTACCTGGTGACGACGAATGGAGCGGCTCTTGTGCTCTGGAACAGGAAGATGCTGGAGTCCTTCTCAGTGTCCAAAGAGCCACACATAAGAAAAATTGTCATCCTGGCCGAGAGCCAGGAGGTTCCAG GGGTCTTCCGGTGTCTGGATGGGAGCAAGTGCATCGAGGCGAAATACCACTGCGACGGGGCCCAGCAGTGCTTGGATGGGTCGGACGAGTGGGACTGCTGGAAGCCCACTGAGGACTGCTCTCTGCGCTGTGACAACAAGACCCGCTGTGTCCCCAAGAGCTGGCTATGTGATGGCAACCTGGACTGTTCTGACAAAAAAGATGAACAAGGATGTA TCCGTGAAAAATGCAGCGTATCTGAATTTAGATGTGAGAACGGTCAATGCATATCGCACTCTCTGCGTTGTGATGGGAACCACGACTGCCAGGACCACTCAGACGAGGAAGGCTGTCCTGTTGCCTGGCCCCTGAGGTGCCCGCCGGGGGAGGTGAAGTGCCCGAGGAGTGGAGAATGTGTGTTGGCAGAGTGGATATGTGACCACGACCTAGACTGCAAAGATGGAAGCGATGAGAAG AACTGTGACCCTCAGGAGCTTCGGTGTGGCTCTGGCCAGTGGTCCTGTGCCCGTGCAGACCAGTGTGTGCCTGACGCATGGCGCTGTGACAGGCAGCGTGACTGCAGGGATGGCAGCGACGAGGCTGGGT GCCCCCCTGAGAAGTGCCAGAGCTCTGAGTTCCAGTgccactcctctgcctgcctcaACCTCAGCCTGGTGTGTGACGGGAAGGAGGACTGTGCCGACGGCTCCGACGAGGGTGGACAGTGCTCGTGGTCAGCATGCAGCCAAGCACGGTGTTCCCACACCTGCCACCAGTCCCCACGTGGCCCT ATGTGTGCGTGCGAGCGAGGCTTTGAGCTGAAGAGCAGTGGCCGAGTCTGCCAGGATGTGGACGAGTGCCAGGGGCCGGGGCCTCAGCCTTGCAGCCAGACCTGCATCAACACCGAGGGCTCCTACTGCTGTGCCTGTCGCCCTGGCTACCTGCTGGAGCCTGACGGCCACACCTGTAAAGCAGCAG GGACTGAACCAGTCCTGCTCGTGGCAATTCAGTTTAACCTGCTTCTCTACGGATTGAGGAGCTTGAAAGAAGACATTCTGGCAACTACAGACAAGAACCTGACTATTTTCTCCATTGACTATGACTCGCTGGATCAGAAAGTCTTCTGGACAGATCTCGGTGCAGAAAGCATTCAGTGGCTGAGCATGGACACCAAGAAGAAAGGGACTGTAGTAAAAG GAATAAAGTCAGACTGTATAGCGGTCGACTGGATTGGGAGGAATCTCTACTGGACGGATGGGACAGCTGGCCAGATTTTGGCGATTCAGTTGACTGCTGTTTGGAGAGGAAAACCTGAGTATACGGTTGTCCTGGATGACGGCTTGAATCAACCACGGTCTTTGGCTTTAGACCCCCTAAATGG GTTAATGTACTGGTCCGAAAAAATTGGAGGAGAGTCTTGCATAGAACAAGCTGGAATGGATGGTAGCTACAGAAAAGTACTCATCAACCAAGGTCTGGGCTGGCCAACTAGCCTAGTTCTTGACCAGCTGAGTTGGAAGATATTCTGGTCTGATGACAAATTTCACTGTATTGGCTCTGCCAATCTAGATGGTACTGGTATCAGC ATGTTGCAGCTAACACAAATCAAGAGCCCTTTCTCCGTTGCTGTGCTGGAGGATGAAGTCTTCTGGTCTGAAACAAAGACAAGAACAGTGCAGCGTATGCAGAAGCTGACAGGCAAGAACAGGGCCGTCCTCATCAAGCGTTTTGAACAGCCTTACGGACTCAAG GTAATGCACGAAGTCCTACAGCCCAGGTCCTCTAACCCTTGTCTGGACACTGGATGTTCTCATTTGTGCCTTCTGAGCCCACGATCCAAGGGGAGCTGTCGTTGCCCGGTCGGACTCCTGCTTGCAGATGACAGTGTCAACTGTGTCCCCGTCACGGAGTCCGCATTTCTGTTCCTTGCATTGCCCACGGTTATCACACAG ATTTATCTGCAAAACCTAGAAGCTTTACTAGGACAAGCAACTTTACCAGAACACAGGACACTCCCCTTCACCAGTGTGAACCAGCTGGCCTCAGTGGACTACCTTGTCCAGGAAAAGGCCCTCTACCTTTCAGAGTTGGATAATGGTGATATCAGGCTTCTGAGGCTCAAAGAATCTGGAAAGCTGTTTTGGAGGAAAATCCTATCTGTGGCGGGGACAGTCATCGACCTTGCTGTGGACTGGTTGAGTGGAAACATATATTGGGTCGACAGTGAGAGTCCTCATATCCACGTGGTCTCGTCTAAAGGCCAGCATTCCACTGTCGTGTTCAGCGACGACCTGTACCGCCCAACCTGTGTTGCTCTCTATCCACCTACTGCCCTCATGTGTTTTGTGGATCTGCGTCCCCAGGGTGATGGTGGGCGTGGCTCCAGCATTGACTGTGCCTTCATGGATGGCAGCAGGAGGGAGGTGCTGTGGCAGAAATCCCAGGTCCCTGTGGGCCTGACCTTTTCAGATTCGGGAACTCGAGTATACTGGGCTGATACTG GGAGAGGACTCATAGAAAGTATTCAACAAGACGGCTCTAGATACAGAGTAGACCGCAGAGGAATCCAGGGCCTTAGCCTCTTTACCTATGGCCAAGGCATGCTGTTCTGGACAACAGTTGATGACG CCCAAATCACTAAAGTTTGGTACAGCAAGGCCGAACTTTCAGAAAACCGGTGGTTCCGAGTAGACCAGAAGATTGTGGACTTAAAAGTATACAGTAAACTTCGCCAACGGG GTAGTCACAGCTGCTCAAAAGACAATGGGGGATGTGGCCACATTTGTTTACCAAAGCCTGAAGGACAGACCTGTAAATGCTCCAGCGGGTACTACTTGGCCGACACAAACAGATGCATTGAAGCTGTGCACTGCCCTGTGCCCTCGCGACCCTGTGGGGATGGCCAGAACTGCATTTCCACGCAGCAAGTGTGTGACGGTCGTGCCGACTGTCCGGATGCATCTGATGAGATGAGCT GTACCTCTCCAGATAAAACCCATTCAGCACCAACACCTGAAAAGCTAGAGGCTGAAGAAAGGGCGACTCCTCAAACTGCCCCGCATCTCCAGGCTTCCAAGCCCACCAAGGCCACATCCCTGGGCCTGGAAGGGCTGACTCGTCCTGTGAGAAAACCACTGACCCCTCCCGTTCCTGATGGAGAAAGCAAGACCTCAGAAACCAAGGAGAGAGGGAAGCCTGTTCAGCCCAAGGACTCCCAGAGGGCCAAACAGCTGCCCTGTAGCAGCGATTTCTGTAATGGGAGGGGCATCTGTACAATGGAAGGAGAGCTGAGAAAATGCAGCTGTCTGGTGGAATATGGCGGAGAGGTCTGCGAAGAGGCAGTGCGTGGGCCTGCCCTGGGCTACATCACCCTCGGCTCAACCATCAGCGTGTCAGTTGTTCTGGTGGCTCTGGGAGCATTTGTGTATTTCAGAAAAGACCATAAACCGAAAAG AAATACTACAGCCGCATCAAGAAATCTGGCCAGCCATAACGAAGATGACCAAGAAGAAGAGAATCTAATGAACAGTGAGACTTTTGTCAATGAAGCCTACGATGAACAG GTGTTGTTAACCTCTGTGCAAACTGACTAA
- the CLDN23 gene encoding claudin-23, which yields MRTPAAMTVGMVLAPCGLLLNLTGTLAPGWRQVKGFLNQPVDVVLYQGLWDICREQSSRERECGQPDELGYFKAEPVLAARGLMVTSLAVTALGLLLASLGVRCWEDEPRFALAGVSGLVLFAAGLFSLIPVSWYNHVLADRTVLPAPASPVKVEVGYSLVLGYLGSCLLLLGGSSLTLSFAPLCEECCRRRRKAPSRGPRRPSVSTVYVDWPQPALTPAIKYYSDGQHRPRPAEAGPAGVGPADKPKVGFPMPRPPPKTYTNAVDVLEGETGAHSQGASSRSTRPCHSSLPCDSDL from the coding sequence ATGCGGACGCCGGCGGCGATGACGGTGGGCATGGTGCTCGCGCCCTGCGGGCTGCTGCTCAACCTGACGGGCACGCTGGCGCCCGGCTGGCGGCAGGTGAAGGGCTTCCTCAACCAGCCGGTGGACGTGGTGCTGTACCAAGGCCTTTGGGACATCTGCCGCGAGCAGAGCAGCCGCGAGCGCGAGTGCGGCCAGCCCGACGAGCTGGGGTACTTCAAGGCTGAGCCTGTGCTCGCCGCGCGGGGTCTCATGGTGACGTCCCTGGCGGTCACCgcgctggggctgctgctggcgtCGCTCGGCGTGCGCTGCTGGGAGGACGAGCCCCGCTTCGCGCTGGCCGGCGTCTCCGGCTTGGTGCTCTTCGCCGCGGGCCTCTTCAGCCTCATCCCGGTGTCCTGGTACAACCACGTCCTGGCGGATCGCACCGTCCTGCCCGCCCCGGCGAGCCCGGTGAAGGTGGAAGTCGGCTACAGCCTGGTGCTGGGCTACCTGGGCAGCTGCCTGCTTCTGCTGGGCGGCTCCTCGCTGACGCTCAGCTTCGCGCCCTTGTGCGAGGAGTGCTGTCGACGCCGCCGCAAAGCCCCCTCCCGCGGCCCTCGCCGCCCCAGCGTCAGCACCGTGTACGTGGACTGGCCGCAGCCCGCGCTCACGCCCGCGATCAAGTACTACAGCGACGGCCAGCACCGGCCCCGGCCCGCGGAGGCCGGCCCCGCGGGCGTCGGCCCCGCGGACAAGCCCAAGGTGGGCTTCCCCATGCCGCGGCCGCCACCCAAGACCTACACCAATGCGGTGGACGTGCTCGAGGGGGAGACGGGGGCCCACTCCCAGGGCGCCTCCTCGCGCAGCACCCGCCCCTGCCACAGCTCCCTGCCCTGCGACTCCGATCTGTAG